A window of Centroberyx gerrardi isolate f3 chromosome 19, fCenGer3.hap1.cur.20231027, whole genome shotgun sequence genomic DNA:
ACAATGaatgtcaatcacagaaaagtagaCTTCACTCTCAAAATATGTTCCTTTGATTATCTGAACAAAGCCACCCATCTGGCATCTGAACAGGCTGAAACAAACTATAAAAAGTATTTCAAATAGTATTTAACCAAGGTCTGATTCCTATCTCGCCCAGACCGTCACATTAAGGCAGAATACAAGTAAAACAAATAGCAAACACCACTAATGCACTGTACTAAGGCAAGTCATCTGCAGCATTCAGCATAAGACTATCGCAATGAtagaaaaacagcaaatgatGAAGTGACGGGATCACAGCAATGTTAACAGGAAGACAAAACCAGGTCGACCGTCTCGGCGCCTGGGCTGCTTTACTTTGAGTAAGAACATTCTGGATTTCACCTGGTGTTGACATTGCTTGGTCTCAGAAGCAGGAAATGATCAGACGTACTGTGGGAAGTCTTCTCTATCTGGAGAAAGCAGAATTCAGTCTCCGGTCTTGTTTCGCCAATCCTCATTAAGTGGCTTCATGTCGACAAAGTCCACCGCTGAGTTTGAGACGTCTCTTTTGTTTGAATATTTAGCAGAGCATGGTTTTCAGTGGAAGCAAAACAGCTATACCTTACATATATCAGTCAGCACCAAGAAAGAAACggataaaacaaaaagaaagtgagaggtttaaaaaaaaaacgtaaaaaaaaaaaaaaagtttgatttaACAAGATTTAACAAGACAACAGCTCACAATAGAACACCCTGAAATATAAATGATCcataaatgagagaaagaaacaagtaGAAGTGGTTAAGAGGAGTTCATGCTCAGTGAAGTCCAGccgtgagggagggaggaccgTGATTGATCAGTTGTACTCATCGTCAGTCCTCGCCCCGGAGCAGCAGGGCCGGCTGGCTGTGTGTGAGCGCGCTGAGCTCCAGCTCGGCTTCAGACGATGTACTGGTAAACGTCCGCCTTGCCGTGGTCGGGCGTCGCGAACGGGCTCAGCCAGGCTACGGAGAACGGATGGCCGAACACCACCTTCATGTTCATCCATTTGGACTTTTTGGcccatcttctctcctcctttttcagcTGCTCGATACCCTGTGGACATAAGATGAGAGGAGCGATTATGAAACAGACGGTTCTAGTCTCCAGGTCTGACTGCCTGAGTCACATTCAAAGCTGCTGTAAAATACCCAGTCAAAGCACACCTGTGGCTGTCAATTGAAATATTAATGCTGCAACAAAAAATAACCCCTTGAAAGGATTAAAAATTAAGCATGTTTTCCATTCTTTTGAATTGCTCTTAGAGGCCTTAGTCAGGGTTAAGTGACTCACTGCCTCGGCTATTCCTGACAGTCTCAGAGCAGCACACATGAGATGTACTAATAAGGTAGAGAACGGCAGCACTCTATAAGACTGAAATTGATTGAAATAGGTGATCTTTTTAGtgaatattatagcaatattatagaGTCATCCCTGTAGGTGGTTTGATACACTAATCTCAAACAACCTGGAAGCCACAGGTAAGTTAATCACCTGTTCCTATCCATATCTGTTTACTGATTTTGTGAACAGTTCTTTTTCCATCAAGCAACAGCACCTCTTAGCTAttctaaaatcactgtgtggcttattgcttaaataaaatgtgtataatATTGTCTGTACTTTTTTAACCCATCTCTTAAGAGTCCAACCAAACTAGTATTACTCCTTTTTGGAGAAAATATCGTCAAATGTTACTGTTGTGTAAAAGTGTGGATCTAGATACAGCATTGCACACCACATATTTAGGTGAGAAAAtttctggtaacactttatttgaatagtccaacgttgatactcaactatcaagTGACAAATAGTAGATGTTGAAAAAAGTGTCGCTTGCCTATTGGCTGCATCTCCACaacattaaccccaaccctaagattaaccccatcccagacactgaatatctacagACCACTTTTCACACAGTTATGAGTGTCACTAGTGTTTCCACTTACCGTCTCATCGGTACAGATGGAGTGGACCTGAGTCCCAAACATAACCGCCGTGAAGATCAGAAAGAGGAGGCCCTCGAAGcacaggaggatgaggaggatgacgGTGGCTGGAGGAGAGAAGTTACTGCActctgaggagggaggaggaaagaggaggagagagagggggggaggttattcatgtcaaaaaaagagaggaacaggTTTGTTACCTTtctaagtaaataagtaaagtttatatagcacctttcaagagTGAgcgtaacaaagtgcttcacaagttaataaaacaataacacattaagaaaaataaaaaaaagcaattaaatAAACCCTTTGTTTATGGTTACAAGATGAAGTGAAGCACCTCACTGACACCCTGGATACTGACTATCCCATCAGTTCAAATAGGACAGAGACATAGAAGAAAACAGTAATGCGAGTAAACAGGCTGGAGCGCTAACGAAAAACATATGCTGGCAAATTTTGTCTGTGGCTGGGAAGATTGGCatctctaccagccactttgggaGAAAACTAAGCATATTCTGaaaatctagttggctggtaaaacagtaaTGTCCCTCGtgaatttcatttaatttcatttaatgtCCCTACAGGCCACTGTGGCCTGTAGAAAACAGGCTTGTACGGTACAGTATGATACTTACTCGTCCAGTCTTCTTCAAAGCAGAAAACGAAATGGAAGGCCACCAGGACTAGTGAATGTAAGGATATTAGTGCAATGTACATCTGAAAAGAAACATCGATTTGATATTAACATAGATTATATTCTGAAATAAACACATAATATCACAATGTTATAATGGAATTCAAAAACCATACAGGGGCTCTTAATCCGATAAATGATGAatgtattttgacaaaattcaaaaaggGGTTTAAGACTCACTGTGAAGAGCACAAAGTATTTCTGGTTGTTCTCTCCGACACAgttgttgacccagggacagtGGTGGTCCATCTTTTTGATGCAGCGTTTACACACActgtggatacacacacacacacaaataataaagCATGAGGAGATAAGATGAAAGCAGAAAAGCCAGTCGAGCTAAATATTATGGGCAAACTGTGACCTGCTCAAGTTGCTACCCCTGGGCAGGCAAAAGACCAAGCAGAATATATATTTAATTAATAACAGTAAATCACAACACACGCATAAACTCTGTCAGTCCATCCACCTTTAGCAGCGTAATTCAATGTTGGCATTGATAGACGTGAGGAACTGGAACAGCCTGCTGAGCTTGACTGTGCTCTCAATCACAGTGGCTGATgcgtttgtgtgcgtttgtgtgcgttgtgtgtgtgtgtgtgtgtgtgtgtgtgtgtgtgtgtgtgtgtgtgtgtgtgtgtgtgtgtgtgtgtgtgtgtgtatggggtggagggggggtatAATTTATTGAGAGAACCGTAGCTGGCTGACAACTCAAGTAAGCCTTGACAACTGATAATCTATCATCTCCAACGTGCTTCGCTTACATGCTCTCTCAGGTAAAAATAAAGCAGGTATGGTATTCCAGTATATTATTATTCTtagtgcatatacagtatatatatatatatatatatatatatttatatatatttaaccCCACAAACTATTTATAATAATCTCCATAGTCTGAATTTGGGGGAAAGGGACCCTGGGTTTAGTGTGATGAGAATCTATCACAATAGttatacataatatacaaggATTTGACAAATAATTAATTTGTTTGTCAAATCTCAATTAAAGGTTTTGAATACCTTTCATAAATGCGAAAAACGAAATAACAATAAAGGGTTGTTAATGCAAAAAATAGTATATAGTAAGAGGATATAGTAtatagtaaacaaaaaaaaaaaaaactatataacCTTAATAGTTATTATAACCAAGACACAACAGTAACTTAAAGTTTGTTTCAGCTTGTTAACTAATAAAATCAATTGTCTCTGCTCTGCTATGGAACAGTATTGTTTTTGGCTTAAACAACTAAATggaccccacacacacgcacatacactcgaaagaaaaataagataaagTTGCAGGCCTTTATATTACATATCACTCTTATGTGTAGTTTGAGATCAGTGTCTTATTTCACCATCTCATCATCTCAAACCACCCACAAGGATGACTCATACAATGCTATAATATCCACTAAAAAGATCATCT
This region includes:
- the zdhhc3b gene encoding palmitoyltransferase ZDHHC3 encodes the protein MKSPAHRTRDIERQAGYLKPEHCAPPPPRTGSDTMWFIRDGCGIVCGVITWFLVFYAEFVVVFVMLLPAKNVAYSLINGALFNSLAFLALASHAKAMCTDPGAVPKGNATKEFIESLQLKPGQVVYKCPKCCSIKPDRAHHCSVCKRCIKKMDHHCPWVNNCVGENNQKYFVLFTMYIALISLHSLVLVAFHFVFCFEEDWTKCSNFSPPATVILLILLCFEGLLFLIFTAVMFGTQVHSICTDETGIEQLKKEERRWAKKSKWMNMKVVFGHPFSVAWLSPFATPDHGKADVYQYIV